In Gemmatimonadota bacterium, the following are encoded in one genomic region:
- a CDS encoding outer membrane beta-barrel protein, which produces MRKTNVIVIGMSLALALAPASLMAQQREISVDLRGGYSVPFGDFGDNVGNDFGFGAGVVLSLTPMIGIYGGWARDTFTCDVVTCDDDSQLHVQGFEAGAKFILPSDTRALPWAKAGVVYHTVEFDSALGDFESDRNLGFQAGIGMDFPLGEVLSVSPGVRVTLLDVGDDDDFFPEPEVRYVTFDIAAHIHFPRN; this is translated from the coding sequence ATGCGAAAAACCAACGTGATCGTCATCGGAATGTCGCTGGCGCTGGCCCTCGCGCCGGCAAGCCTCATGGCCCAACAGCGAGAAATCTCCGTGGACCTCCGGGGCGGATACAGCGTCCCGTTCGGCGACTTCGGGGACAACGTCGGGAACGACTTCGGCTTCGGAGCGGGGGTGGTGTTGAGCCTCACGCCGATGATCGGGATTTATGGCGGGTGGGCGAGAGACACCTTTACCTGCGATGTCGTCACGTGTGATGACGACAGCCAGCTACACGTCCAGGGATTCGAGGCGGGTGCGAAGTTCATCCTCCCGAGCGATACGCGCGCGCTCCCCTGGGCGAAGGCCGGAGTAGTTTACCATACCGTGGAATTCGACAGCGCGCTCGGAGACTTCGAGTCCGACCGGAACCTTGGCTTCCAGGCGGGAATCGGAATGGACTTCCCTCTCGGCGAGGTCCTTTCGGTGTCCCCGGGAGTCCGCGTCACCTTGCTGGACGTCGGCGATGACGACGACTTCTTTCCGGAGCCGGAGGTCCGTTACGTCACCTTCGACATCGCGGCGCACATCCACTTCCCCCGGAATTAA
- a CDS encoding O-acetylhomoserine aminocarboxypropyltransferase/cysteine synthase, with translation MSTPPLNLSTLCLHAGQVPDAGTGARAVPIYQTTSYVFKSTDHAANLFALKEFGNIYTRIMNPTTDVLEQRIAQIEGGSGALAVASGQAAEVLAILAITQVGDEIVSANNLYGGTYQLFHYTMPKLGRTVKFVDSKNPEAFRKAITPKTRAIYAETVGNPKLDVPDFEALAKVAHEAGVPLVVDNTVGVGLVRPFDYGADIIASSATKYIGGHGTSIGGVIVDGGKFAWNNGKFPEFTEPDPSYHGLVFWDVFGDFPGLGNVAFIIKTRVQLLRDLGPAMSPFNAFLFLQGLETLPLRQTRHSENALEVARFLKGHQLVEWVTYPGLTDDPNHAVASRYMKRGFGGLVGFGIKGGLEAGKRFINSVQLFSHLANIGDAKSLVIHPASTTHQQLTPEEQAETGTTPDYVRLSIGLEDVGDIKADIEQALQKSQG, from the coding sequence CACGGACCACGCCGCGAACCTTTTCGCGCTCAAGGAATTCGGGAACATCTACACGCGGATCATGAATCCGACCACCGATGTCCTCGAGCAACGAATCGCGCAGATCGAGGGGGGGAGCGGGGCACTCGCCGTCGCTTCGGGTCAGGCCGCCGAGGTGTTGGCGATTCTGGCCATCACGCAGGTCGGCGACGAGATCGTCTCGGCCAACAATCTCTATGGCGGAACCTACCAGCTCTTCCATTACACGATGCCGAAGTTGGGGCGCACCGTGAAGTTCGTGGACTCCAAGAATCCGGAGGCATTCCGGAAGGCGATCACTCCCAAGACGCGTGCGATCTACGCCGAGACGGTCGGAAATCCAAAGCTCGACGTGCCGGACTTCGAGGCGCTGGCGAAGGTCGCACACGAGGCGGGAGTCCCCCTCGTGGTGGACAACACCGTGGGGGTCGGCCTGGTGCGCCCCTTCGATTACGGCGCGGACATCATCGCGAGCTCGGCCACCAAATACATCGGAGGGCACGGGACCTCGATCGGGGGGGTGATTGTCGACGGAGGAAAATTCGCCTGGAACAACGGGAAATTCCCGGAGTTCACCGAGCCGGATCCCAGCTATCACGGGCTGGTATTCTGGGATGTTTTTGGCGACTTCCCGGGCCTCGGAAATGTGGCCTTCATCATCAAGACCCGGGTCCAACTGCTTCGGGACCTGGGTCCGGCAATGAGTCCGTTTAATGCCTTTCTCTTTCTCCAGGGGCTTGAAACTCTTCCCCTGCGCCAGACCAGGCATTCGGAGAATGCACTCGAGGTGGCGCGGTTCCTGAAGGGGCACCAACTTGTCGAGTGGGTGACTTACCCGGGTCTCACGGACGACCCCAATCACGCCGTCGCGTCTCGCTACATGAAGCGGGGATTCGGGGGTCTGGTGGGCTTCGGGATCAAGGGCGGATTGGAAGCAGGGAAGCGATTCATCAACTCGGTCCAGCTTTTCTCCCACCTGGCGAACATCGGTGACGCCAAGAGCCTCGTGATCCACCCGGCGTCCACTACGCACCAGCAGCTGACGCCGGAAGAGCAAGCGGAGACCGGGACAACCCCGGACTATGTGCGGCTCTCGATCGGGCTCGAGGACGTGGGGGACATCAAGGCGGATATCGAGCAGGCGCTCCAGAAGTCGCAGGGCTGA
- a CDS encoding DinB family protein — translation MSREILGSIETEYRRYKALAEGAMEQLDAEELCRSPVPPNNSIATIAWHVSGNLESRFTDFLDSDGEKPWRDRESEFEDRQVTREALLQKWERGWTIVLDALASLKDEDLHREVAIRSMPLAVHAALHRSLAHTSHHVGQIVYLARNYRGEGWRYLSIPPGGTASYNQKPTLEKG, via the coding sequence ATGAGTCGTGAGATCCTGGGTTCGATTGAAACCGAGTACCGGCGCTACAAGGCCCTCGCCGAGGGCGCGATGGAGCAGCTCGACGCGGAGGAACTGTGTCGTAGCCCGGTCCCGCCGAACAATTCCATCGCCACGATTGCCTGGCACGTTTCCGGGAATCTCGAGTCGCGATTCACGGACTTTCTCGACTCGGACGGCGAAAAGCCCTGGCGCGATCGCGAGTCGGAGTTCGAGGACCGTCAGGTGACTCGGGAAGCCCTCCTCCAGAAGTGGGAGCGCGGCTGGACGATTGTCCTCGATGCCCTCGCGTCCCTGAAGGACGAAGACCTCCATCGCGAGGTCGCGATTCGGAGCATGCCCCTCGCAGTCCACGCGGCGCTCCACCGATCCCTCGCGCACACAAGCCACCATGTAGGTCAGATCGTATACTTGGCCCGGAACTACCGCGGAGAGGGGTGGCGGTATCTGAGCATTCCGCCGGGAGGAACGGCCTCCTACAACCAAAAACCGACGCTCGAGAAGGGGTGA
- a CDS encoding OmpA family protein gives MRHGKSFRTLAGRPFVSRAAAAVVLVTIGLGGCASMNRTEEGAVIGAAAGGVLGGIMDDNTARGAIIGAVVGGTAGAVIGRQMDQQAEELERELADAEVERIGEGIRVTFESGILFAFDSSELQGTARENLGELSQSLLEYPGTDVLIVGHTDSSGTDSYNQALSERRAGSAANYLAERGVQRSRIRAEGRGEGEPRASNDDEVGRQLNRRVEVAIFASEEYREEIEARYPTN, from the coding sequence ATGAGACACGGGAAGTCTTTCCGAACCTTGGCCGGACGGCCCTTCGTCTCCCGGGCCGCAGCCGCCGTGGTACTCGTAACCATCGGGCTCGGCGGGTGCGCGAGCATGAACCGCACGGAAGAAGGTGCGGTCATCGGGGCGGCCGCGGGCGGGGTTCTCGGCGGGATCATGGACGACAATACGGCGCGTGGCGCGATCATCGGCGCCGTGGTCGGCGGAACCGCCGGGGCCGTGATCGGACGGCAGATGGACCAGCAGGCCGAAGAGCTCGAAAGGGAGCTGGCCGACGCAGAAGTCGAGAGAATCGGGGAAGGAATCCGAGTGACCTTCGAGTCCGGGATCCTCTTCGCGTTCGATTCGTCGGAACTTCAGGGGACCGCCCGCGAGAATCTGGGCGAACTGAGCCAGAGTCTCCTCGAGTACCCGGGCACCGACGTCCTGATCGTCGGGCACACCGACTCTTCCGGAACGGACAGTTACAACCAGGCGCTCTCGGAGCGCCGGGCCGGTTCGGCGGCGAACTATCTCGCCGAGCGCGGCGTGCAGCGCTCCCGAATCCGCGCTGAAGGACGCGGCGAAGGGGAGCCCAGGGCATCGAACGACGACGAGGTGGGGCGGCAACTAAATCGCCGCGTCGAGGTCGCAATCTTCGCGAGCGAGGAGTACCGCGAGGAAATCGAGGCCCGTTACCCAACGAACTGA